From the genome of Geobacter sp. SVR, one region includes:
- the tkt gene encoding transketolase codes for MKPEPGNYTPSEIDYLCINTIRCLSIDAVQKANSGHPGMPMGAAPMAYILWNRFLRHNPANPEWFNRDRFVLSAGHGSMLLYSLLHLTGYDLPLEEIKRFRQWESRTPGHPERGTTPGVEVSTGPLGQGFGNGVGMAIAEAHLAARYNRPGYDVIDHFTYGIVSDGDLMEGVAAEAASLAGHLGLGKLIYFYDDNRITLAAATDLAFSEDCARRFVAYGWHVQTVTDGNDLAAINEALGNAHAETRQPSLIIVRTHIGFGSPHKQDTFEVHGAPLGDEEVLLTKKKLGWPIEPPFLIPEEALRHFRQALERGKGAESVWNATFSAYTREYPELGRELHRAMEGVLPIGWNDDIPVFPPDAKGMASRIASGKVMNAVASRLPLFVGGSADLNPSTYTALKDRGDFESPGIQPVDRQGSAGGEWSYAGRNFHFGVREHAMGAALNGMAAHGGLIPYGATFLIFSDYLRPSLRLAALMGLHVIYAFTHDSIGLGEDGPTHQPVEQLAALRAVPNLLVLRPGDANETSVAWQIALEHKDGPVALILSRQNMPTLDRSRYASAEGVRRGAYVISGAPGDKADLLLIATGSELHLAVAAQEQLAQRDVRVGVVSMPSWQLFDRQPQEYRDTVLPPQVTKRLAIEAGFPLGWQRYVGCGGDVLGVERFGASAPGEVVLRELGFTVDNVCRRALKLLGRGMEQA; via the coding sequence ATGAAGCCTGAACCCGGAAACTACACTCCTTCGGAGATTGATTACCTCTGCATCAACACCATCCGCTGTCTGTCGATCGATGCGGTCCAGAAGGCCAACAGCGGTCACCCCGGCATGCCGATGGGGGCGGCCCCCATGGCCTACATCCTCTGGAACCGCTTCCTGCGGCACAATCCCGCCAACCCCGAGTGGTTCAATCGCGACCGGTTCGTCCTTTCGGCTGGTCACGGCTCAATGCTGCTCTACAGTCTGCTCCACCTCACCGGCTACGACCTGCCGCTGGAGGAGATCAAGCGATTCCGGCAGTGGGAAAGCCGGACCCCGGGCCATCCCGAGCGGGGCACAACGCCGGGAGTGGAGGTCAGTACCGGCCCCCTGGGCCAGGGATTCGGCAACGGGGTGGGGATGGCGATTGCCGAGGCGCATCTCGCCGCACGGTACAACCGTCCCGGCTACGATGTGATCGATCACTTCACCTATGGAATCGTCAGCGACGGAGATCTGATGGAGGGGGTGGCGGCCGAAGCTGCCTCACTGGCCGGTCATCTGGGGCTCGGCAAGCTGATCTACTTCTATGACGACAATCGCATCACCCTTGCCGCAGCCACCGACCTGGCCTTCAGCGAGGACTGCGCCCGGCGTTTTGTCGCCTACGGGTGGCATGTGCAGACGGTGACGGACGGCAACGACCTGGCAGCGATCAACGAGGCACTTGGCAATGCCCATGCCGAGACCCGCCAACCCTCCCTCATCATCGTTCGCACCCACATCGGTTTCGGATCGCCCCATAAACAGGACACCTTCGAGGTGCACGGTGCCCCGCTGGGGGATGAGGAGGTGCTTCTCACCAAGAAAAAACTCGGCTGGCCAATTGAACCGCCATTTCTGATTCCGGAAGAGGCGCTGCGCCACTTTCGCCAGGCGCTGGAAAGGGGAAAGGGGGCCGAGTCTGTCTGGAACGCGACCTTTTCCGCCTATACCAGGGAGTATCCCGAACTCGGGCGGGAACTTCATCGTGCAATGGAAGGGGTCCTTCCTATCGGGTGGAACGACGATATTCCCGTTTTCCCGCCCGACGCGAAGGGCATGGCAAGCCGGATCGCCTCCGGGAAAGTAATGAACGCCGTTGCTTCCCGGCTGCCCCTGTTCGTGGGTGGTTCGGCAGATCTCAACCCCTCCACCTACACGGCTCTCAAGGACAGGGGAGATTTTGAATCCCCCGGAATTCAGCCCGTGGACCGGCAGGGCTCTGCAGGGGGAGAGTGGAGTTATGCAGGACGCAATTTCCATTTCGGCGTGCGCGAACATGCCATGGGAGCGGCCCTGAACGGCATGGCGGCTCACGGTGGACTGATACCCTATGGCGCCACCTTCCTGATCTTTTCCGATTACCTGCGCCCTTCGCTGCGGCTGGCGGCACTCATGGGGCTGCATGTCATCTACGCCTTCACCCACGACAGCATCGGCCTGGGAGAAGACGGCCCGACGCATCAGCCGGTGGAGCAGCTGGCAGCGCTCCGGGCTGTGCCCAACCTGCTCGTTCTGCGCCCAGGCGATGCCAACGAGACCTCCGTGGCTTGGCAGATTGCGCTGGAACATAAGGATGGCCCGGTGGCGCTCATCCTTTCGCGCCAGAACATGCCGACCCTTGACCGGAGCCGCTATGCTTCTGCCGAGGGGGTGAGGCGGGGGGCATATGTCATATCCGGTGCGCCGGGAGATAAGGCAGATCTGTTACTGATCGCCACCGGCTCGGAGCTCCACCTGGCAGTGGCTGCGCAGGAACAGCTCGCCCAGCGGGATGTCAGAGTCGGCGTGGTTTCCATGCCGAGCTGGCAGCTCTTCGACCGGCAGCCGCAGGAGTACCGCGACACTGTTCTCCCGCCGCAGGTGACCAAACGGCTGGCCATCGAGGCCGGTTTCCCGCTCGGCTGGCAGCGCTATGTGGGATGCGGCGGTGATGTGCTCGGGGTGGAACGGTTCGGCGCTTCGGCTCCCGGTGAAGTGGTGCTCCGTGAACTGGGTTTTACGGTGGATAACGTCTGCCGGAGAGCGCTGAAACTGCTGGGCCGTGGCATGGAGCAAGCGTGA
- the tal gene encoding transaldolase, with protein sequence MRIGIAADHAGFAMKERMAAALRSEGHEVRDFGAFVPDPADDFPDFVIPLARVVAGGEVERGIALCGSGVGAAIAANKVPGVRAALIHDDYSAHQGVEHDDMNVICLGSLVVGYAQAWELVQAFLAARFSGEERHRRRLAKIAALESEVNVMKENPLLKLRGLGQSIWLDYISRGMLVSGELVRLIEEDGLGGVTSNPAIFEKAIAGSDDYDDAIRSLARQGRRAGEIYEELAVEDIRRTADLFRSLYDRSEGGDGFVSLEVSPHLAFDSAGTIAEARHLWRTVERPNVLIKVPGTAEGLPAIRQLIRDGINVNVTLLFGLPRYRAVAEAYMTGLEERAADKLPLDGITSVASFFLSRIDVLLDPVLEKKQQEGGGAGDLAALLIGKVAIASAKSAYQIYRELHGSERFRSLAARGARSQRVLWASTGTKNPNYSDIKYVEALIGADTVNTVPMETLRAYRDHGNPASRLEEGLEEAHKVLQRLPETGIELDAATRHLEQEGVEKFVTPFDTLIRTLEQKLSGGG encoded by the coding sequence ATGCGTATCGGAATCGCCGCGGATCACGCCGGGTTTGCCATGAAAGAGCGTATGGCGGCAGCACTCAGGAGCGAGGGGCACGAGGTGCGTGATTTCGGCGCATTCGTTCCGGATCCTGCGGACGACTTTCCCGATTTCGTCATACCGCTGGCCCGGGTCGTGGCCGGAGGCGAAGTGGAGCGCGGCATCGCCCTGTGCGGCAGCGGTGTCGGGGCAGCCATCGCTGCCAACAAGGTTCCCGGCGTGCGTGCCGCTTTGATCCACGATGATTATTCCGCCCATCAGGGCGTTGAACACGACGACATGAACGTGATCTGCCTGGGGAGCCTGGTGGTCGGGTATGCCCAGGCCTGGGAGCTGGTTCAGGCGTTTCTGGCGGCCCGTTTCAGCGGCGAGGAGCGTCATCGCCGCCGCCTGGCAAAGATCGCGGCTCTGGAAAGCGAGGTAAACGTCATGAAAGAAAACCCCCTCCTGAAGCTGAGAGGTCTGGGCCAGAGCATCTGGCTGGATTACATCAGCCGCGGCATGCTCGTTTCGGGAGAACTCGTCCGGCTGATTGAGGAGGATGGGCTCGGCGGGGTGACCTCCAATCCGGCCATCTTCGAAAAGGCCATTGCCGGAAGCGACGACTACGACGATGCGATCCGTTCCCTTGCACGGCAGGGGAGACGTGCCGGCGAGATCTACGAAGAGCTTGCCGTCGAGGATATCCGCCGCACCGCCGACCTGTTCCGTTCCCTCTACGACCGGTCGGAAGGGGGAGATGGCTTTGTCAGCCTGGAGGTGTCGCCCCACCTGGCCTTCGACTCCGCCGGCACCATTGCGGAGGCGCGGCACCTGTGGCGCACAGTGGAACGGCCGAATGTCCTGATCAAGGTGCCCGGCACGGCAGAGGGGCTCCCCGCCATACGCCAGCTCATCCGTGACGGTATCAACGTCAACGTGACCCTGCTTTTCGGTCTTCCCCGTTACCGGGCGGTAGCCGAAGCCTATATGACGGGGCTCGAAGAACGGGCAGCCGACAAGCTCCCCCTGGATGGCATCACCTCGGTGGCGAGCTTCTTTCTGAGCCGTATCGATGTGCTGCTCGACCCGGTGCTGGAAAAGAAACAACAGGAGGGGGGAGGGGCGGGCGACCTGGCCGCCCTGCTGATCGGAAAGGTCGCTATAGCGAGCGCCAAGAGCGCCTATCAGATCTACCGGGAGCTCCACGGCAGCGAACGGTTCCGCAGCCTAGCCGCCCGGGGGGCACGCTCCCAGCGGGTCCTGTGGGCCAGCACCGGCACCAAGAATCCGAATTACAGCGATATCAAGTATGTCGAAGCGCTGATCGGCGCGGATACGGTGAATACCGTCCCCATGGAAACCCTGCGTGCATATCGCGATCACGGAAACCCCGCATCGCGTCTGGAAGAAGGGCTGGAGGAGGCCCACAAGGTGTTGCAGCGCCTGCCGGAGACGGGGATCGAACTGGATGCGGCCACCCGGCACCTGGAGCAGGAAGGGGTGGAAAAATTCGTCACACCATTCGATACGCTGATACGGACGCTGGAGCAGAAACTGTCAGGAGGTGGCTGA
- the gnd gene encoding phosphogluconate dehydrogenase (NAD(+)-dependent, decarboxylating) gives MQLGMIGLGRMGGNMVRRLLQKGHECIVFNRTPEAVQALEREGAVGARSIEDIVARLARPRAIWLMVPAAATDAMIGTLVPLLDREDIVIDGGNSYYHDDIRRAAELKDKGIRYLDVGTSGGVWGAERGYCLMIGGEKEAVERLDPIFAALAPGVAAAPRTPGRENKDGGTAEQGYLHCGPSGAGHFVKMIHNGIEYGLMAAYAEGLNILRHANTGKHTGEADAETAPLRNPEQYRYDFDLAGITELWRRGSVVASWLLDLTATALAGDPDLGDFQGRVSDSGEGRWTAIASIDEGVPAHVLTAALYERFSSRGAADFADRLLSAMRFGFGGHREKGA, from the coding sequence ATGCAACTGGGCATGATAGGACTCGGGCGCATGGGGGGCAACATGGTGCGCCGCCTGCTTCAAAAGGGGCATGAATGCATCGTTTTCAATCGCACGCCAGAGGCTGTGCAGGCACTGGAACGCGAAGGGGCTGTAGGGGCGCGATCCATCGAGGATATCGTTGCCCGGCTTGCCAGGCCGCGTGCCATCTGGCTCATGGTGCCGGCGGCGGCGACGGATGCGATGATCGGAACGCTCGTGCCGTTGCTGGACCGGGAAGACATCGTCATCGACGGCGGCAACTCATACTACCATGACGATATCCGCCGGGCAGCCGAACTGAAGGACAAAGGCATCCGCTACCTGGACGTCGGGACCAGCGGCGGAGTGTGGGGAGCAGAACGGGGCTACTGTCTGATGATCGGCGGAGAGAAAGAGGCCGTGGAGCGGCTGGACCCGATCTTCGCCGCCCTTGCCCCGGGTGTCGCTGCCGCGCCACGCACGCCGGGCCGTGAGAACAAGGACGGAGGAACGGCCGAACAGGGCTACCTGCACTGCGGACCCAGCGGGGCGGGCCATTTTGTAAAAATGATCCATAACGGGATCGAATACGGCCTGATGGCTGCCTATGCCGAAGGGCTGAACATCCTCCGCCATGCCAACACGGGGAAACATACAGGGGAGGCGGACGCGGAGACCGCGCCGCTGCGCAATCCGGAACAGTATCGGTATGATTTCGATCTGGCCGGGATAACCGAGCTGTGGCGCCGGGGAAGCGTCGTTGCCTCGTGGCTGCTCGACCTTACGGCAACGGCGCTGGCGGGTGATCCCGACCTGGGGGATTTCCAGGGGCGGGTATCCGATTCCGGGGAAGGGCGCTGGACAGCGATCGCCTCCATTGACGAAGGGGTGCCGGCGCACGTACTGACGGCAGCACTTTATGAACGCTTCAGCTCCCGTGGCGCGGCCGATTTTGCCGACCGGCTTCTGTCGGCCATGCGATTCGGCTTCGGCGGCCATCGGGAGAAAGGGGCATAA